CGCCCACATCGCAACGCTGCCGCGTATCCGTGGCGATGCCGAATCAAGCCAACCCTTTGTGAGTATCGCGCTGGCTGATACTGGCAGCGGCATTGCCGTCGACACCGTCGAGCGTATTTTCGAACCGTTCTTTACCACTAAGGCGGTGGGCAAAGGTACCGGGCTTGGCTTGTCCCAGGTGTTCGGGTTTGCCAAACAGTCCGGTGGCAACGTCGACGTTACCAGCAACCTCGGCCAGGGCAGCGTGTTTACCCTGTATCTGCCCGAGGCGGAACCTGTGGCAGTGCAGGCCTGCCCGGTACAGGAAGACCAAGGCCCGGTGCCCGACACTGCGGCGCGCCACATCCTGATCGTGGAAGACAACCTTGAGGTTGGCCGCTTCGCCAACCAGATACTGCAGGACCTGGGCTACCGGACTACCTGGGCCACCAATGCCGAGCAGGCACTTGCGCTGGCCGGCCCGGACGGCATGGCGTTTGACGCGATTTTTTCCGATGTAGTAATGCCCGGCATGACGGGCGTGGCCATGAGCAAACTGCTGCGCCAGCGCCGCCCCGATTTGCCGGTGGTGCTCACGTCGGGCTACAGCGAAGAACTGGCTGACAGCGGCTATGAAGGCTTCGAGTTTCTCCCCAAGCCCTACTCCGCCGACCAAGTGGCGCGGGCATTGGCCAGGTCGATGCTCAAGGAGTGACGCGCTAATGCGCGACAGCCACCTGATTACGCCCCATGGCCTTGGCGCGGTACAGCGCTTTGTCGGCGTTGTTCATCAGGCTGTGCAAGTCCTGATCAAGGCTGCGGGTGGTGGCCACACCGAGGCTGGCGGTCAAGCCCTTCACCGGTTCAGAGGCCAGGCCCGAAATCGCCAGGACCAGTTGCTCGGCGATGCCCCTTGCGGTTTCCAGCGAGGTGTTGGGCAGCAACACCGCGAATTCTTCACCACCGAGCCGACCATAGACGTCGGCCTGGCGAAACGACGCGCTGATCACCCCGCCAATCTGGCGCAACACCTGGTCACCGGCCTGGTGGCCGTAAGTGTCGTTGATGTCCTTGAAGTGGTCCATGTCCAGCATCAGCGCGCTCAGCGGCTGCTGGTTGTGGCGGCATTGCGCGTACAGCAGGTGGGCATGTTCGAAAAACGCGCGACGGTTCATCAGCCCGGTGAGCTCGTCGGTCTGCGCGGCGTGCGTGGAGATATGGTGGGCACGCTCCATCTGCCGGGTCAGGCGGAAGGCTTTCTCCAGTGCATCCGAGAGCTTGCGTGTGGCGCTGACCACAAAGGTCGAAAACACCAGCACCGCAATCGCCACCCCCACTTGCATCGGCGCCGGCTGGAACAGCAACCACAGGGTGCACGGCAACAGTACCAGCGCCATGGAGCCCAGGGTCATATAGCGATAGGCCGAATAACACGAAACTGCGCTGACCGACATGCCCACGGTAAACAGCATGACCAGCACTTGGGAGACGCGATCATCCGGCGGCATCACGGCCAGGGCGCCGAGGCCCCAGGTGCCGGCTGACAGCATCAGCGTGACCCAATAGCGGCGCTCCCAGCGTTCGGGTGTGCGCCCGCTGTCGGGGCAGCCAAACCAGTCGGTGAACAGCTTGACGCGCACCAGCGATGTCACCGCCAGCACCGCCAGCCAGGCCAGCATGACCTTGTGGTCAAACCGGCTCCAGCACAGCCAGCAGAGCATGACGGCGCCCAGGTAGCTGCCGAAAATAGCCGAGAACGATTGGCGAAACAGTTGGTGCAAACGGTCGGTTCGCACCTGCTGTTCGATAAGTTCATCCGGGTCTTGCCCACGCCCAAGGCCGTTCATGAAATACGCCTGCTTCGACTGCCACGACAAAGGCGCCATTGTGGCACCCTGCCAGTAGCGCGGACAACAGAATCCACCACGCTAGAGCCCTTAAAGCGGCTCCGGGCGAAGAATCAATACGCCCAAAGGTGGCAGATTCAGCGACAGCGACACCGGCTGCCCATGGCGCGCCTCCTCTTGGGTGAACACTTCGCCACCGTTGCCATAATTGGAGCCGGCATAGGTGTCGGCATCGCTGTTGATCACCTCGCTCCAGCGTCCGGCAAACGGCACACCGACCGTATAGCCCTCACGTGGCACCGGCGTGAAGTTGGCCACCACCAGCACCGGCTTGCCGTCCTTGCTCCAGCGCAGCCAGGCATAGACGCTGTTGATCGCGTCGTCGCCAATCAACCATTGGAAGCCTTGCGGCGCATCGTCCTGCTCATGCAGCGCCGGCTCTTCGCGGTACAGGCGGTTAAGGTCGCCGACCAGTTTCTGCACACCACGGTGTTCAGGGTATTGCAGCAAGTACCAGTCCAACTGCTGGTCGTGGTTCCACTCGCGCCATTGGCCGAACTCGCAGCCCATAAACAGTAGCTTCTTGCCGGGGTGCATCCACATAAAGCTCAGGTAGGCGCGCAGGTTGGCGAACTTCTGCCAGCGGTCGCCAGGCATCTTGTCGATCAGCGAATGCTTGCCGTGTACCACTTCGTCGTGGGAGATCGGCAGGATAAACCGCTCGGACCACGCATACACCAGGCCGAAACTCAGCTCATTGTGATGATGGGCGCGGTACACCGGGTCTTGCTGGATGTAATGCAGCGAATCGTGCATCCAGCCCATGTTCCACTTGTAGTTGAAGCCCAGGCCGCCCTGCTGCGTGCTCTGGCTGACGCCCGGCCAGGCCGTGGACTCTTCGGCGATCACCAGCGCGCCCGGCGCTTCCAGCGCCACTACATCATTGAGATGGCGCAGAAAGTCGATGGCCTCCAGGTTCTCGCGACCGCCATGGCGGTTCGGCACCCACTCCCCGGCTTTGCGCGAATAATCGCGATAGAGCATCGAGGCCACGGCATCCACGCGCAAACCGTCGATGTGGAAGTGTTTGAGCCAATGCAGCGCCGAAGCCAGCATAAAACCATGCACTTCGGTGCGGCCCAGGTTGTAGATCAGCGTGTCCCAGTCCTGGTGAAAACCTTCGAGCGGGTTAGCGTATTCGTACAGCGCCGTACCATCGAACTGCGCCAGGCCGTGGGTATCGGTAGGAAAATGCGCCGGCACCCAGTCCAGGATCACGCCGATGTCAGCCTGGTGCAGGGCGTTGATGAAAAACCCGAAGTCTTCCGGCGAGCCAAAGCGTGCGCTCGGTGCAAACTGCGACAGCGCCTGATAACCCCAGGAGCCACCGAACGGGTGTTCCATGATCGGCATCAGCTCGATATGGGTAAAGCCCAGTTGCTGCACATAGGGAATCAAACGCTCGGCCAGTTCGCGCCAGCCATATTGGCGCGACACTTCACCGGCCTCGTCGAGTTCACACTGCCAGGACCCCACATGCAGCTCATAGATCGATAAGGGCGCCGAGGCCTTTTGCTTGTCGGCACGCGCCTGCATCCAATCATGGTCTTGCCAGTCGACTTGCAACGGCGCGGCGACTTTCGAGGCGGTGTCGGGCGGCAGTTGGGTCGCAAGTGCCATTGGGTCGGCCTTGAGCGGCAGAATCCCATGGGCACCGAGAATCTCGTACTTGTAGGCTGCGCCCGCTTGCAGGCGTGGGATAAAGATCTCCCATACGCCGGACGGATGCCGCAGGCGCATCGGATGGCGGCGGCCGTCCCAGATATTGAAGTCACCCACCACCGACACGCGTCGCGCATTTGGCGCCCACACCGCAAAGCGCACGCCTTGCACGCCGTCGACGCTGGTGACCTGCGCCCCCAGGCAACTGCTGAGG
The window above is part of the Pseudomonas sp. KBS0710 genome. Proteins encoded here:
- a CDS encoding GGDEF domain-containing protein encodes the protein MAPLSWQSKQAYFMNGLGRGQDPDELIEQQVRTDRLHQLFRQSFSAIFGSYLGAVMLCWLCWSRFDHKVMLAWLAVLAVTSLVRVKLFTDWFGCPDSGRTPERWERRYWVTLMLSAGTWGLGALAVMPPDDRVSQVLVMLFTVGMSVSAVSCYSAYRYMTLGSMALVLLPCTLWLLFQPAPMQVGVAIAVLVFSTFVVSATRKLSDALEKAFRLTRQMERAHHISTHAAQTDELTGLMNRRAFFEHAHLLYAQCRHNQQPLSALMLDMDHFKDINDTYGHQAGDQVLRQIGGVISASFRQADVYGRLGGEEFAVLLPNTSLETARGIAEQLVLAISGLASEPVKGLTASLGVATTRSLDQDLHSLMNNADKALYRAKAMGRNQVAVAH
- the glgB gene encoding 1,4-alpha-glucan branching protein GlgB — protein: MSFTQREPLQAKLTAMPAPKDVEALVRAEHPDPFSILGPHDDEQGGQFIRAFLPEALSVHVLARDSGETIGSLDATQVPGLFVGHFSTRQGYLLKIQWAGGEQITEDPYSFSQLLLGEMDLYLFAEGNHRDLSSCLGAQVTSVDGVQGVRFAVWAPNARRVSVVGDFNIWDGRRHPMRLRHPSGVWEIFIPRLQAGAAYKYEILGAHGILPLKADPMALATQLPPDTASKVAAPLQVDWQDHDWMQARADKQKASAPLSIYELHVGSWQCELDEAGEVSRQYGWRELAERLIPYVQQLGFTHIELMPIMEHPFGGSWGYQALSQFAPSARFGSPEDFGFFINALHQADIGVILDWVPAHFPTDTHGLAQFDGTALYEYANPLEGFHQDWDTLIYNLGRTEVHGFMLASALHWLKHFHIDGLRVDAVASMLYRDYSRKAGEWVPNRHGGRENLEAIDFLRHLNDVVALEAPGALVIAEESTAWPGVSQSTQQGGLGFNYKWNMGWMHDSLHYIQQDPVYRAHHHNELSFGLVYAWSERFILPISHDEVVHGKHSLIDKMPGDRWQKFANLRAYLSFMWMHPGKKLLFMGCEFGQWREWNHDQQLDWYLLQYPEHRGVQKLVGDLNRLYREEPALHEQDDAPQGFQWLIGDDAINSVYAWLRWSKDGKPVLVVANFTPVPREGYTVGVPFAGRWSEVINSDADTYAGSNYGNGGEVFTQEEARHGQPVSLSLNLPPLGVLILRPEPL